The segment GCACCGAGGGCTCCCTGGCGCTCGCCAACTCGCCCTACCCCCCTGGACCAAACACCCCACACCCCATGCGTTGACGTCCGCCGATGCCTGCGCGCTGCACGACGAGCGATCCTTCCTCGGACAAACCTCGAAGCGTCGTGCCAAACCCGATGACCTTGTCGCCGGCGATCGTGACCATGCGCCTGCGACCCACTTCGATCGTCGCGGATACACCAAGCGAATCGAGTTGTCGCTTGACGGCTTCCGTGAATGGTTCCGGGTCCTGAAACCCTTTGATGACCACCAAACGCGCGGTGAGAGCCGCTGCGGGGTGCAAGGGGTATACGCGTGAAACGCCGACGTGAACGCGATGGCCGTCGATATCGAGCGTCTTGCCGGCAAGTCCGAGGACGCGCGGAATGTGAGCGGGCTCGACGCGCAAGCACAACCCGCCACGATGCGGCTGCAACGCAAGGAGCCCATCGGGGCGTGGAACACCAGCAAGCGGATGCACAGCGAGCCAGGTGGCTCCGTGCAGATCGCCAAGCACGCGGGCGAGCGCACCAAAGAGGGAATAGCCGTGATCACGCGGGACGAGCGTACCGGTGAGAACGAACTCGAGGTCAACGCGATCGGGAGGAGGTGTAGCGCTCACTGGTAACTCCGATTGCCAGAGACTGCATGCGAGGGAATCACACAAACGCTTAGGGTTCAAGCGTCGTGATGCGTTTGCGGATTGGTTGGCGAGTGCATCTTGCCCCCCAGCATCGGACGTGCTTTATCGATCCGTCGACAAACCCCACACCACCCCGACGAACCGAACATGTCCGACCGCGGGTTTCTCCTGACGACCACGTATCGGTCTTATGACGACCGAACCGAAGTTCGTCTGCACGCGGTGCTCGAAAGCGGCCATCGCGCCCTCATCGTCGATGATCGCCTAAAGCCCTACCTGTTCGTCCGCGAACACGATTGGGCCCTAGCCGCTCGCGTTACGGCGGCCCGTGTGGAACCGACAAACCTTTGCGCATTCGACGGCGAAAGCGTCGCTCGTATCGACGCGCCAAACCCTGAACACCTCGGCGACATGCGCGACAAACTCGAACGCGCCTCCATCGAGCCCCTGGAAAGCGACGTACGCTTCGTCCAGCGATGGCTCGTCGACCACGGCATCTTCAGCTCGTTCCATATCGATGGGGTTTACGAAGAACGGGGACGCGCCGGACGCATCTACAAAAATCCTCGTTTGACGCCCGCGCGATTCGTCCCTCGATTGACGGTCATGTCCTTCGACATCGAAACGAGCCTCGATGGAAAACACCTGTTTTCGATTGCTTCCACGGGCGCCGGTGGAGATCGCGTATTCATCATTCATCACGACGAGACCACGAAGTTCCCCGATTATGTGGATGTTTTTTCAGACGAACGGTCGCTGCTTCTTGCCTTTTTCGACCACGTGCGCCTCGCGGATCCAGATGTTTTGACGGGCTGGAGCTTGCCCGATTTCGACCTGCCAGCCATCGTCGAATTCTGCAAACGCGCCAAGATCCCCTGCGAGCTTGGTCGAGGTGGCGGAGGCATCACGATTCGCCGTGATCCTGGTTTTACGCGGGAAGCTCGAGCATTCGTTCCGGGCCGCGCCGTGCTCGATGGCCTTTCGCTCGTGCGCGGAGCATTCGTCAAACTGGACGATTATCGGCTGGAAACGGCGGCGCGCTCCATTCTGGGCCGAGGCAAACTGTTTGGTCACGATGATCGCGGCGCCAAAATCGAATCGTCCTTTCTTCATGATCCCACCTCGCTCGCCGAATACAACCTGGAAGATGCTCGGCTCGTCCGCGATATTTTGACAAAATTGTCGCTCGTGGAATTGGCCGTCGAACGCAGTTTGCTCACGGGATTGCCGCCGGATCGCGTGGGAGGACAAATCGCTGCAATCGATTCGCTCTATCTCGGAGCGCTACGCACACGCGGTCGCGTGGCGCCGTCGGTGCGCAAGGTGCAGCAATTCGAGCCCATCGTGGGCGGCCTGGTGCTCGATGCAACATCGGGAGTTTATCGCAATGTAGCGGTGTACGACTTCAAGAGCTTGTACCCGAGCATCATTCGGACGTTTCAAATCGATCCGCTGACGTATGTGGGAGAAATGGATCCACGGGACAAACGTCGCGATGTCATCGTTACGCCGAGCAAAGCGGCATTTCGGCGCGGAGCTACTGGGGGACCTCCGGGCATTTTGCCCGAATTGGTCGCCGAGCTTGGGCACGAGCGATCACGTGCGCGGAGCGCTGGAGACGAGCGGCGAGCATACGCGATCAAAATTCTCATGAATTCGATGTACGGCGTGCTCGGCGCACCCGCATCGCGGCTCTTCAGTCCGGTCGTCGCAAATGCCATTCCCATTGCGGGGCAATACGTGATTCGCGCCGCGGCCCGAGCCGTTGCAAGGCGTGGCTATCGTGTGCTTTATGGAGACACCGATTCGATCTTCGTCGACGTAGGCGAGCTGGATCATGCGCGAGTTCGTGAGCGGGCGGAGGTGCTGCGCGAGCAAATATCAGCGGACGTAGCGCAGGTATTGCGCGAAGAATTCGACGTCGAGAGTCATCTCGAATTGGCATTGCAAAAAGTGTATTTGCGCCTCTTGCTTCCAGAATTGCGGACGAGCGCTGGAGGAAGCAAAAAGCGTTACGCGGGGCTTTTGACATCGCAAAGTGGATTCGAAGTGGACATCGTGGGGCTCGAAGCCGTGCGTCGGGACGCGAGCCCCCTTTCGCGACGGTTTCAGCGCGAGCTGCTCGAGCATGTATTCCACGACAAACCGGTGGGCCCGTTCGTGCGCGCGTTCGTTGCAAATGTGCGCGCGGGGCGCAACGACGACGAGCTGGTGCTGCAGAAAGCGTTACGCAAGCCGCTCGAAGCGTATACGAAGACGACGCCACCGCATGTGAAGGCCGCGCGAAGATCGCAGGATGCGCCAGGACGAACTGTTTCGTACGTCGTCACCAGACATGGTCCCGAGCCGGTAAATGCTTTGACTGCGCCGCCGGATCACGAGCATTACGTGAATCGCGAGCTGCGCCCTTTGGCCGATTCCATATTGCGGCTCGTGGGCTCGGTGGACTTCGACGATCTCATCGGCGCGCCCAAGCAGCTTTCGCTGTTTTGAGCGTAGACAACGCCAAAGTGGTCGTGTATCGTGCGCGCCATGCAATACACTCGTCTCGGCCGCACGGCTCTCAAAGTCAGTCGCTTGTGCCTCGGTACCATGAACTTCGGCCCGCACACGACCGAAGAGGATTCGTTCCGCATCATGGACCGCGCGCTCGAGCTTGGTATCAACTTCTTCGACACGGCCAATGTGTACGGTTGGAAGAGGGGCGAAGGCATTACCGAAAACATCATTGGGCGTTGGTTTGCCCAAGGCGGCGGCCGGCGCGAACGCACGGTCATCGCCACGAAAGTGTATGGTACCATGGGTGATTGGCCCAATGAGGGGCACCTGTCGGCGATGCACATTCGTCGCGCTTGCGAGGCGTCGCTCAAGCGCATGCAAACGGATCACATCGAGCTTTACCAGATGCATCACATCGACCGTGATGCGCCATGGGAAGAAGTATGGCAAGCCATGGAGACGCTCGTTTCGCAGGGCAAAGTCACGTACGTCGGTTCGTCCAACTTTGCCGGTTGGCACATTGCGCAAGCCAATGAAGCGGCCAAATCACGGCACTTCATGGGCCTCGTTTGCGAGCAAAGCTTGTACAATCTCATCGATCGCACCATCGAGCTCGAAGTGATTCCCGCGTGTCAATCGTACGGGTTGGGATTGATTCCGTGGAGCCCGCTGAAGGGTGGCATTTTGGGCGGTGCGCTTCAGAAAATGAACGAAGGGCGGCGCACGAGCGAATTTGCGCAGAAGAACGTGGACAAGTACCGCGACAAACTCGAAAAATTCGAGGGTCTTTGTGCAGAAATTGGGCAAAAGCCGGCCGACGTGGCGCTCGCGTGGCTTTTGGCGCAACCGGCCGTGACGGGACCGATCGTTGGACCACGAACGGTCGAACAGCTCGATGAAAACGCTCGCGTGCTGGATTTGAAGCTCAGCGACGATACGCTGAAGAAGCTCGACGAGATCTTTCCGGGGCCCGGTGGCCGAGCCCCGGAAGCGTACGCTTGGTGATCAAGCTGCTTTGTGCTGCTTGACGAGAACCGGATTCATGGGAGCCGGGAAGCCCAATTTGCCAAGCTCGTCATTGATGAGCTTGTTCGTCGCGAAATACACGTCCCAATAATGGTCCGTATGGCAGAACGGCCGTACGGCGAGCACCGGACCCGCTAGCGTGAAGGTGAGCACTTCGACGCAAGGCTCGGGCTTCTTCGATACATTGGGAATCGTCTTGAGTTTTTCTTTGAGCGTCGCAATCGCCTTGTCGACGTCGGCCTCGCCGGAAAGCTGCGCGACGAGCTCGACGCGACGATACGAATTGGCGGAGAAGTTTTTGATGGTATCGGCAAAGACTTTGCCATTGCCAATGAACGTGCGCACGTTGTCGGGGGTATCGATTTCCGTGACGAACAAGCCGACGGCGTTTACCGTACCTTCGACGCCGGCCGCGATGACGTAATCACCCACCTTGAACGGGCGCAGCACGATCATGAAGACGCCCGCTGCCAAGTTCGCGAGAAGGCCGGACCATGCCACACCGACGGCAACACCCAAGGCAGCGAGCAGGCCCGCGAACGTCGTCGTTTCGATGCCGAATACGCTGAGTACGGCCAACATGAGCAGGATGTTCAGCATGACGCTGCACACCGAATTGACGTAACGCGACACGGTGGCGTCGAGCTTTCGATCGCTGAGGCTCTTGTCGAGAATGCCGAGGACTGCGCGGATGACGATGCGCCCGATGATCCACAGCACGAGCGCGCCGAGGATTTTCAAGCCAACGTTCATGCCGATCTGCACAGCAGCGTCGACATATTTCTGAATGGTTTCGTTCATTTGGACCGTCCTGATCCCTCGAGTGCTCGGTGGAAGCAAGGCGCGCGGAGCGGGATCATCACTCATCCGCGCGCGGCGGCATCATCGTGTGTCACGGGCGTATGCGTCAAGACGCGGATGACGAAATATTCGGTTGGTTCAGTGAAAAATTTGTGCGTGTTCGCATGCGCATGTCACCGAGGGTGGATCGAGCGATTCCTTTCGGGTCTGGGTCCGTCGTGGCGACGAGAACTTGCCTGAAAGCGCGTAAAGCGCTCTCATGGCGGGCACGATGGATGCCGATCGTGATCTTGCGGGCACGCTGGCCAAGAACGTCAAGCAACTGCGCGAAGCCCGCGGTATGACGCAGCAGCAGATCGCAAAGCTCGCCAATGTTCCGCGAGCGACGTGGGCGCATCTCGAGTCTGGCGAGGCAAACCCGACACTTTCGGTGCTGCATCGAGTTGCGACGGCGCTTCAAGTTTCGATCGAAGAGCTCTTGAGCGCACCTCGCAGCGTCGTGCGGCATTATACCAAAGGGAGTTTGCCCGTGCGCTCTCCGGGCCAAGCGACGGTGCGCAAGCTCTTGCCCGATGCCATTGCAGGAATGGAAATCGATCGAATCGAGCTTCCTTCGAATGGGCGGATGACGGGCGTACCGCACACGCCTGGGACGCGTGAATATTTGACCGTGGAATCAGGCGAGATGCAGCTCGTCGTCGCCGGCGAAAAGTTTTTGGTGCAGCCTGGGGATGTCGTGGTTTTCCGCGGAGATCAGCGGCATTCGTACCACAATCCAGGGCGTGACATCGCCGTGGGTTATTCGGTCGTGGTTCTGGCCCACGTGGATTGAATGTCGATTTTCATTGGGTCACGTCGACATCGTACGTACCGTAATCGGACGTTGCGGTGCCGGTGATTTTCGTCGTGCCAGGTTTGCGCTCGACTTTCATGGGATCGGCCATCGTCGGCTGGAGCTCGCCGCGGGGGGCGGGGGCGGGCGTGCCCTTCCCCCCGGCCCCCCCCGCCCGTGCGCCGGGGCCCGGGGGCGCCGCGCCCGGCGGCCCGGGGGGGGGGGCGGGGGGTCGGCGGGGGGGTTCAGTACAGCGGGACCGCGCTCCCGGCCCGGAAAATCGCCCGCTACCGTTGACGCAAAGCGCAGGGAATTTCGGTCTTCCCCTCCCCCCCGGTTTCATGCTACGCCCCCGGCCACATGACGAACGTCGTCGAATTTGGCACCCCAGCCGCTCTGCCGCCATCGGATCGGCGGCTTCTGCTCGTCTTCGATGGTGGCGATGCACCTGGCTACGCGTCCGCAGCAGTTGCACTTACGGAAGAAGCCTCGAAGCGTGGATACGAAGTATGGGCCGCTACGGAAGGCTTTCGGTCGCTCACGCTGGATGCGCGCAGTGAGCCGCGTTTCGAGCGGCTGATCGTGAGTCGGCGAGAACGTTATGCGATGTTGGCCAAGGGCATACCTGCGCGCAGCATGGGTCGTCGCGTGCTCGATGCCGGCAGTGATTTTCGCAGTGAGCGCTACTTGGGGTTTCACGAGGTGAAAAACCGCAGAGCCGCGGCGGAGACGCTGCGAGCACAAGGTTTTACGCATGTCATCGGCGTCGGCGGCAATGGCACGTTCGAAGGGCTGAAAGCTCTGCTCGAACACACGTCTCCGCGGCCCACGGCGGGATTCGTCAACGTATCGGTGGACAACGATCTCGCCGGAGATCGCGCCATTGGGTTTCTTTCCGGCGTCGAGGCTGGGGCCACGATTGCCCGAGGTCTGTACGAGGATGCGTACACGCACAAGCGCATTTATCTGCTCGAAATGATGGGCAACCGTAGCGGACGGCACGCGCTTCATTGCGGCGTTGCGGCCCGTGCCCATCTCATCGTTTTGCCATTTTTCCAATTCCCCGGCGTCGTGTTGAAGGAAATTGCGGAAGCCCTGGCGCGCACCGAATATGCGCTCGTTGTCGTCGCCGAGGGGTACGAGCGGGAAAAACGACAAGCCCATTGTCCTGGAGCTTCGGCGTCCGAATTCTTCCGCTTGCAGCTCGAATCCGCGGGCCTCGTCGACACGCCGCAGAAACGCGTCATCGCCGAACCTTTCACGCGATCGATTCGAGGTATTCGCCCGGCATTTCTGGATGTGTCCGCGGCATACCTGAAAGCTTCGCTTTTGTGCGATGCTTTCGAAGAAGGGAAAAGCGAAATCATGCCATTCGTGCTAGCCTCGAACGACGTGGGGGTTCGTCCGTTTCCGATGGTCGTGCGCGAGGATCGCGTCGAGCGGGCTTTTCTGCCTTTGCTCGAACGTTTGCGATTGCCTGGTTTTACGTCATGGATCCGGGAAAACTTCACGAACGAAACAACGAGCCTTTGAGACTGCACCGTTTACATTCATCCAACGCCTGTTCGCAGCAGAGGTCACCTTGAGCACAAAATGCATCATTCTCGATTTTGATGGCACGTTCACCGACGTCGAGCGCGAAGCCGCTCCGTTCGTCGACGCTTTCCGCGCGGCGGTCTTCGACTTGTTGGGTCGCGAGCTTCCTGCGGAGTGGGCCGAGCACGCTGCACGAATCACGGAAAACCCAGGTCGCTATGGTTGGGTACATGAAGGCCGCATTGTCGCGCCGGCAAGCGCAGACCCATACATTCACACGACGACGACTGCACACTTGATGTTCGATGCGGCTGGGGTGCTGAAGGATGGCAAGACGCGGGCGGCCATTTTGCAAGCGCTTTATCACCACGCGTACGAAAATACCCTGACGGCATTTCGTCCTCGCGCGAAGGAAGTTCTCGAGGCCCTTTCGGCATCGGGCATTCCAACGTTCGTCGTGACGAACGCGCGTACGGATGCAGCGCAGAAAAAGCTGCGCACGCTTGGGCCGGCAGGTCTCGATCGAATCGAAGTGCACGGTGATGCGCGCAAGTTTGTCGTGGGCGAACCGGAAACGACCGATGAGCGGTTTTCTCATGTTCCGGAGCAGGTTTCCCTGCCGGGTCTCGAGCGGCCCGTGTATCCGCGCCGCGGTCGATATTACGATGCGCTCGCCGCGATCATGCGTCGCGTGGGAGCGGCCCCCGAAGAGGTTCTCGTGTGCGGGGACATTTACGAGCTCGACTTGTCGCTGCCGCTCGAGCTGGGAATGCAGGTGCACATGGTCACGGGACCCAAGGCGCCTGCGGAACACGAAATTGCCTGGCTCGAGCGTTTCGGTGCGCGAGCGAGTCACGCCAATGACCTCGACGTCATCCTGAAGCGAATTGGACGGTGAATTGTCGGGCGCCCGCAGGGATATGGGAGGGAATCAATGGCACGTCTGAACCTCGTCTCACCGCATGTACGAGCAAATCCCTATCCGTACTACGCAGAATTGCGGGCGCAGGCACCGGTGTGCCAGGTCGATCCAGGGAATTTGTGGGCAGTGAGTCGTTATGTCGACGTCTTGTATGTCCTCAAAAACCCTCTCTTGTTTTCGTCGCAAGGCGGGCGAGAATTGGCAATACGCCCGTGGCTCGAGAGAAATCCCATAGCCGGGTCACTCATCCTCATGGACCCGCCGAAGCACACGGCCACGCGTGCGCTCATCACGCACGCGTTCGGCGTGCGCGTGTTGCCGCGCGTCGAACCGCTCGCGCGTAGGGTTTGTACCGAGTTTGCAGCTCGCATGCCAGGTGCGGGAGTGTTCGATGCATGCGCGGAAATCTCCATTATGCTCCCGGGAAACGTCATTGCCAATTTGCTCGGGCTCGACGACGCATCGATTGAAAAACTTCGTATATGGACCGAAGACCTCGTTTCGGTCAATCCTGGGACGCCTGCCGAAGCGCAACCGCGTATCATTCAGACCGTCACGGAGCTCGAAGCGCACGTACGTCAGATGCTCGCCGATCGCCGGCAA is part of the Polyangiaceae bacterium genome and harbors:
- the cas6 gene encoding type I-MYXAN CRISPR-associated protein Cas6/Cmx6 yields the protein MSATPPPDRVDLEFVLTGTLVPRDHGYSLFGALARVLGDLHGATWLAVHPLAGVPRPDGLLALQPHRGGLCLRVEPAHIPRVLGLAGKTLDIDGHRVHVGVSRVYPLHPAAALTARLVVIKGFQDPEPFTEAVKRQLDSLGVSATIEVGRRRMVTIAGDKVIGFGTTLRGLSEEGSLVVQRAGIGGRQRMGCGVFGPGG
- a CDS encoding DNA polymerase II, which codes for MSDRGFLLTTTYRSYDDRTEVRLHAVLESGHRALIVDDRLKPYLFVREHDWALAARVTAARVEPTNLCAFDGESVARIDAPNPEHLGDMRDKLERASIEPLESDVRFVQRWLVDHGIFSSFHIDGVYEERGRAGRIYKNPRLTPARFVPRLTVMSFDIETSLDGKHLFSIASTGAGGDRVFIIHHDETTKFPDYVDVFSDERSLLLAFFDHVRLADPDVLTGWSLPDFDLPAIVEFCKRAKIPCELGRGGGGITIRRDPGFTREARAFVPGRAVLDGLSLVRGAFVKLDDYRLETAARSILGRGKLFGHDDRGAKIESSFLHDPTSLAEYNLEDARLVRDILTKLSLVELAVERSLLTGLPPDRVGGQIAAIDSLYLGALRTRGRVAPSVRKVQQFEPIVGGLVLDATSGVYRNVAVYDFKSLYPSIIRTFQIDPLTYVGEMDPRDKRRDVIVTPSKAAFRRGATGGPPGILPELVAELGHERSRARSAGDERRAYAIKILMNSMYGVLGAPASRLFSPVVANAIPIAGQYVIRAAARAVARRGYRVLYGDTDSIFVDVGELDHARVRERAEVLREQISADVAQVLREEFDVESHLELALQKVYLRLLLPELRTSAGGSKKRYAGLLTSQSGFEVDIVGLEAVRRDASPLSRRFQRELLEHVFHDKPVGPFVRAFVANVRAGRNDDELVLQKALRKPLEAYTKTTPPHVKAARRSQDAPGRTVSYVVTRHGPEPVNALTAPPDHEHYVNRELRPLADSILRLVGSVDFDDLIGAPKQLSLF
- a CDS encoding aldo/keto reductase, producing MQYTRLGRTALKVSRLCLGTMNFGPHTTEEDSFRIMDRALELGINFFDTANVYGWKRGEGITENIIGRWFAQGGGRRERTVIATKVYGTMGDWPNEGHLSAMHIRRACEASLKRMQTDHIELYQMHHIDRDAPWEEVWQAMETLVSQGKVTYVGSSNFAGWHIAQANEAAKSRHFMGLVCEQSLYNLIDRTIELEVIPACQSYGLGLIPWSPLKGGILGGALQKMNEGRRTSEFAQKNVDKYRDKLEKFEGLCAEIGQKPADVALAWLLAQPAVTGPIVGPRTVEQLDENARVLDLKLSDDTLKKLDEIFPGPGGRAPEAYAW
- a CDS encoding mechanosensitive ion channel family protein translates to MNETIQKYVDAAVQIGMNVGLKILGALVLWIIGRIVIRAVLGILDKSLSDRKLDATVSRYVNSVCSVMLNILLMLAVLSVFGIETTTFAGLLAALGVAVGVAWSGLLANLAAGVFMIVLRPFKVGDYVIAAGVEGTVNAVGLFVTEIDTPDNVRTFIGNGKVFADTIKNFSANSYRRVELVAQLSGEADVDKAIATLKEKLKTIPNVSKKPEPCVEVLTFTLAGPVLAVRPFCHTDHYWDVYFATNKLINDELGKLGFPAPMNPVLVKQHKAA
- a CDS encoding helix-turn-helix transcriptional regulator; this translates as MDADRDLAGTLAKNVKQLREARGMTQQQIAKLANVPRATWAHLESGEANPTLSVLHRVATALQVSIEELLSAPRSVVRHYTKGSLPVRSPGQATVRKLLPDAIAGMEIDRIELPSNGRMTGVPHTPGTREYLTVESGEMQLVVAGEKFLVQPGDVVVFRGDQRHSYHNPGRDIAVGYSVVVLAHVD
- a CDS encoding 6-phosphofructokinase; this encodes MTNVVEFGTPAALPPSDRRLLLVFDGGDAPGYASAAVALTEEASKRGYEVWAATEGFRSLTLDARSEPRFERLIVSRRERYAMLAKGIPARSMGRRVLDAGSDFRSERYLGFHEVKNRRAAAETLRAQGFTHVIGVGGNGTFEGLKALLEHTSPRPTAGFVNVSVDNDLAGDRAIGFLSGVEAGATIARGLYEDAYTHKRIYLLEMMGNRSGRHALHCGVAARAHLIVLPFFQFPGVVLKEIAEALARTEYALVVVAEGYEREKRQAHCPGASASEFFRLQLESAGLVDTPQKRVIAEPFTRSIRGIRPAFLDVSAAYLKASLLCDAFEEGKSEIMPFVLASNDVGVRPFPMVVREDRVERAFLPLLERLRLPGFTSWIRENFTNETTSL
- a CDS encoding HAD family hydrolase, whose amino-acid sequence is MSTKCIILDFDGTFTDVEREAAPFVDAFRAAVFDLLGRELPAEWAEHAARITENPGRYGWVHEGRIVAPASADPYIHTTTTAHLMFDAAGVLKDGKTRAAILQALYHHAYENTLTAFRPRAKEVLEALSASGIPTFVVTNARTDAAQKKLRTLGPAGLDRIEVHGDARKFVVGEPETTDERFSHVPEQVSLPGLERPVYPRRGRYYDALAAIMRRVGAAPEEVLVCGDIYELDLSLPLELGMQVHMVTGPKAPAEHEIAWLERFGARASHANDLDVILKRIGR